The Pseudomonadota bacterium DNA window ATGCGCACGTGGATATCGGCGGCGGTGAAACGGTTGCCGACCAGCCAGTCGTCGTCGCCGATGGCGTCGTCGATCATGCCCCAGATCTCGCGCAGCCGTATGCACGAGCGCGCCCGCGCGCTGGCGATATGCTCCTCGCTCTCGCAGAAACGCAGCGGATAGTAGCTCAGCTGATAGGCCATCTGCAGTGTGTTCGACAAATAGACCAGCCATTGCAGGAACGGCCCGCGCAGGGGGTCGTCAGCGCCCGGCGCCAGATTGGCTTCGGCGTGCCGATCGGTCAGGAAGACGGTGATCGCCGAGGCCTCGTGCATGGCGCCGCCGTCATAGATCAGGACGGGAACCCAGCCGTTGGGATTGAGCGCCAGGAGTTCCGGCGGGCGCGGCTCGTCGAGATCGATACTGGAGTCGAGCAGTTCGTAGTCCGCGCCGATTTCCTCGAGCACGGCGCGCGTGCCCATGGCGGCGGAATGATTCGCATAGAACAGTTTGTACATGTCTCCCCTTTTGCCAGTTCGCACCGGATGGCCAGCGATCAGTCACGCAGGACAAACGACGTTACATCGATGCGACTCAGAACAGCGAGTCGAGTTCACCGTCAATTCGGAACATATCCAGAATCTCACGAAACGCCTCGTCAGACAAACCTGTGTCTTTGTAACCACAGGCATAGAACCTTAGCCCGCCTTTGGCCGGATCCTCGTCCGGACGACTCAAACGTTTGTAGTCCAGGGCGAATCCTGCACACGGCTCACTGGTTCCAGCGCGAGCGTCATGATTCTCAAATCGAACGATCTGCAGACTTCCAAGCCTGGTCTCAACCAAACCACCAACTCGGTAGCCTTCGACTTCTTTTAGCAACGAAAACGAAAACAATCCCCTGACCGACGTCGACGGCTGCCACACAACAGCTTCGTGAGTAACGCACAACGTGCTTTCAGCGTAAAATGTATCGGCGTACCAAAGCGCACCCTCACAGAAACCGTTGACGCCTCGGAAGTAGTCTTCTCGGGTCCACGCTCGAAACTGGAACCAATCGTATTCGTCCGTTCCCAGTTGCAGGCGGCTCTCGTACTCCGTCGTGTCATTATGAATGACATCGGCGGCTGCTTGTTGTCCTAGAACTAGACTCAGCAGTGCGGTAGCAACAGATGCTTTCCTCCAACTCAAGAGCGCTCTCCCCATGCATTGCAAGTCTTCGCACTTCCTGTTGTGACACTGGAGTTGTGCGGCAACTCTTGGGGAGCCTAAGCACACTTGGTGGCGACAGTGTGGAAGTCAGCACGACTCTGAATTGGCCCGTGCATCTTAGGTTTGCAAACCCAAAGGCAGATGTTTAGGTCGAGTAAACGGTGCGGGGTTCGCCGAGCTTAACGGGCTGGGGAGGAAACCGGCCCCGGTGACTGGTGCTCTCAGGCGCCCCGCGCCATGCCGCGAAGCACGTCGACATAGCGATCGGCGAAGGCGTTCGCGGCGTCGCGGCCGCGCAGGGGTTGGTCGTAGCCGAAGGAAAGACACGCGCCTTCGGATGTCGAGACAATCGCGACCATGATCGGGTGCACGCCATGGTTCTGCGACGGCATGATCAAGATCCGGCCGATGCCGACCGGCCGCCCCGACAGGCGGTCGAGATCGCCGACATCCGAGACGCAGATGCCGCTGGCAAACCTATCGCTCGGCGCGGCGATCTGGTCGACCTGCTCGATCGTGACGTCAAGCGGCACATCCGTCTCCATCATGAGACTGGCCGGCCGGTTGTCTCGAAGCATCTCGCCCATGGCGCGCGCGAGCGCGATCGTGCTGAGGTCGTCGTGTTCGGGTCCGGCAAAGATATTGATGGCGGCGACGAACTCGCCGACGGCGGTGCCTGGAATCGCCGGGTTGCAATCGGCGCGCACATCGGTCGGCTCGACGATCCCCGTCCACGCCGTGTGCCCGGGCAGCGCCGGTCCCGCGCGCACCGCCGCGGCGCAGAAGGCGGCGGCCAGATGCACGCCCTCGCCGTGCAGGCGGTCGTGCAGCGCCTGAAGGTCTGCCTTCGGCAACACCCTGAGCATGGCGTGGGGGCGCCGTCGGGCCGCCGGCGCCGCCGCATCGACGGGCCAACTGGCCTGGTCCGGCCATTCGGCGAAGATGCCGGCTTCGCCTTTCAGCCCGGCGGCCGCCAGTCCACGTTCGGGCGCTTCGGTCAGCGGCAGCGACGCATGATCGAGGGCATTGGGATCGCGGACCAGTTTGTCTATCTCGTTGAACACGACCAGCGCCGAGCGTCCATCGATCGCCGCATGGTTGGTCACCAGGATCAGCCATCGGGCCCGACCCGCGTCATCCGTCAACACGACGAGCCGCCATGCGGTATCGGCCACATCGTGAACGATCGCCGCTTCACGGGCGTAGATCGCCTCCATGTCGAACGGCTCTTCAAGCCTCTCCGTGCGTATCTCGATGGTCTCGAACGGCACGTCGCACACCCACCACAGATTGTCGCGTGCCTCGATCCGTCCGCGCATGAGCGGGTGACGACCATGGATGACCTTGAGAGCGCGGCGCAGATCGCCGACATCCATCGGCTCACGCAGCTCCACCATGGCGACCAGTTGCACGGCACCGTTGCAGCGTCGGTTGAGTTCGACAAGCAACACCTCCTGCGGTCCTAGCTCTCGCGCGACGACGTCTGCGTTGTTCATGGTGTACCTTGGCGCTACCGGTCAGCTTCTTGCGGGCGATGCGTCGAGCGACAACCATTCACGGCCGCCAGAAGGCCGGTATCGCTCTGTCATCGAAAGGTCGCGCTGCCAAACTCTGACGGACATGGTCTTCATTGTGTGAACCGTTCGTGTGCTTTGTCGATACCGCAGGCGCCAAAGCCCAAGACGTCACGTTGCGCCAC harbors:
- a CDS encoding glutathione S-transferase family protein; the protein is MYKLFYANHSAAMGTRAVLEEIGADYELLDSSIDLDEPRPPELLALNPNGWVPVLIYDGGAMHEASAITVFLTDRHAEANLAPGADDPLRGPFLQWLVYLSNTLQMAYQLSYYPLRFCESEEHIASARARSCIRLREIWGMIDDAIGDDDWLVGNRFTAADIHVRMLATWLSPDMGHPTMQEFPNANRVVANAAVRPAVKKVFG